One Primulina eburnea isolate SZY01 chromosome 4, ASM2296580v1, whole genome shotgun sequence genomic window, AACTGATAATTGTGTACATCTTTGCATCAGGTGCCCCTGGAGCCACCAATTACTAGTGTTGGGGCACAAGTTGCTTTCCAAAACATGGTTGGTTCCTTTCACATCCTAATTATGCTTTTTTACATCTCTGCTTCCAGTTACAAGGCAAATAAATGTTTGCCTTAATTTCGTCAGCTGCTCGTTGTTGGAATATGATAATAGTTTCTCCTTTGCTTATTTTGTTTGCATACTTGAATCACTGTTTCTTTATATTCTTCGTCTGATCTCtgttattttgacatttcatCTGTGATCCCTTTTGTTTGTTAATTATGTGCTACTGAAATCAGTTTAGCTTTCCTGTTTACTTCACAGTTTTACAAAAATATGCAAGGAAGTTTATGATCTTGAAACAAATACTTATCTCTACTAAATTTTAAGCAACTGGTCCTTAACCTAGTTCAGGTGGCTTCTATGCCTAGCATTGTTGATTAAATTATTATTGTAGACTTTTAAGTGCCGTTCTGTTTCCCATGTTCCTTGAAGGCCTTTGCAATTCCACATGTTACCTTACCGCGTGTCAATTTCAAGTCTTGAACTTTGCGCCCTGAAggttgattttttattttcttcaagTAGGATATGGCCGGTGGGCTTGATTATCCTACAATGTACCCGAGATTTCTCACAACACTGCTAAAAGGTGGTGAAATGTCCAAACGTGGCGTGGAGATGCTCGGGGAGATGTTGGAGGAACAAAGTTAAACGTGCCTTAGTCTAATACTAGAATCTTGAATTTGCTTGGGAAGGATCTTGTTACCCACCGGTATTTTTTAACTTCTTTGATTGACATACTTTTGTGAAATTCCATGATTCCATCTCTAATGCGATGTCGTAGCTGATAACCGAACAATTTTTACACTGCTTATTTGTATTCACGCAGCCAGTTGATTTTGTGCACAAAACTACAGCAGAAACAAGAACACCTGTGAATTTAGTGTCGATCCAAGGTACGGATGCAATGTCTAGTTGTTTCTTCGATTCTTTGTGGACTTGAGCTGTAAATTTTAGTAATGTATATGCTATTGCTAggcaataaatatttgatcttCAATAAATATGCATTTTACGAGTTATCTCACCGATCTGGTGTAGTACTATCAGCACAAAACAGAACTTCGAAttgccattttttttaaaaaaaaaaatgggtcCTTTAATTTTCTCTAATGAATTTaataatcatttcttagagaaTTATTAATcgttttcacaaaatatgtacGGTTCAAAAATTATTCCAATATATCTCATTTTATTGGAACTCATTTTCTACATGTGGGTCTGGGGTTGGGGGTGTGCGATAAATTGCGATTATGGAAATCTTTGCACCATATTTTGGtatgggaaaaatatttttacaataCACCTGAAAAGTTTCTACGCAATGATTCAGTGAAATGTTGGTCTTTGGATAACCCATATATGATGTCAGTTTTCATTAAGAATAgatttcttgtgagacgatctcacgaatttttatctgtaagaccggtcaatcttatcgatattcacaataaaaaaagtaataacttttcatggatgactaaaataagatattcgtctcacaaaatacgattcatGAAATTGTCTTATACAAGTTTTTAACTTTCACTAAATATCAAATATCAACGTGATTTAATGATGTTGAGATATGATAAAAATTAGTTGTAGCATAAGCTAAGCACTCCAATCATTATTTGTTACTAGTTGGCAAAAAATGTGTTTATAAATGGTGGTTCttgttgaatttattatattttctaAGCGTCGAATAAATGTATTAACAAAATGTTGACCTTGACAAGTTTGAAGATCGCaagattttatatataaatcgCGATTAAAGCCGTCGTGAATCCAACCACAGGACAGCTTTCGCGACCCATATCCTTCCATagcaaaaaaattatgattttttatgttttaaaaactATTGTGTTTGTGAATTATTTGAGGTGACCATATCCTTTCATTTAAAGCAAATACATGTTGCCTAATCCTCGCCTTATCAAGTTGGTCCCATTCCATTAATAGTGTTTGATAGGGGTGATAAGgtgggtttattttttttaacacatTTTATCTTTTGTTTGGTACGAGTGATTATTTAACTAAGTCAATCCCTCTTATTAAGTTATCTTAACTGGGATAAAATAATCACTCCTCATGATTATTTATCCTACTCTTAATACACCTTATTTTTCCAATTTACATTTCTCCTAAATCCAAACTCATCATCACTTGCTTCCACCGACCGTCGAGCGATCGCCGTTGGCCGTCGCCCGCAGCCGCCAACCGCCGGGCCCGACGTCGCCAACCGCCGCCTCCCGACACCGAGCACCCACTCCGACCGTCGCCGACCACCAACGACCGTCCCCCGACGCCGCCGCTGCCTACCACCCCCTCCTCCTTCCGGCCGCCGTCGACCGGAAATCAAACCGCTAGCTGACCACCACCGCAGCAAAAGTAGAAGGGTAATTTCGTAAATTCATCAAAAGTTTATTATTTATCTCATTCTTaataatcataccaaacataacattattttatcattatctATTTCCATCATTTTGTGTTAATCATTCTGTAATACTATCATTCAAATCAAACATAACTTTAAATGACTTGTGAAAGTTTGTGAGCGGTTTATCTATGTTGTTTCTATGTGACCTTTCGTTTCAAAAAGATAATttagttttaaatttaaaaaaaaaaaacaatttaatgGCAGTGTCCaatcaattattttttaaaaaataattttccgtCAATTAGTGTGCCATCAGATCTACGATTCAACCATGTTCCAAAAGAATAAATCTAATTTTTGCAATAATAATATCTGACAATTTGAGGTGGTTCACATGTCacgcttttttttaaaaaaaaatttatggccaaattttgtaattaaatgttgaattatttagtGGGTAGGTCCCCCCAAGCAAACGACCAAAcccacaatatatatatatatatatatatatatatatatatatatatatatatatatatatcattatcAATTATTGTGGCCTTTCCATTTATCACCGACGCCGCACCATCCCAAGCTTGCAACCTCCTACCTAATTATTCCATTCAATTCCCTCCACTTGATATTCCCACCTTCCCAATTGAAGTTAACACTTGCTAAATATTATTAATGGATGAATTAGAGATTACAGGTCTTTTCACGAACGAAAATCAATGTGTAACATTTTCTAGATCAAATATCTCTCTAAGAAAAATCATTAAATTCAATACTCGAGGTCAACTTTTAGGTGAATGTAATAAATAATTACCAGCCAGACTGTCCACACAAAAAAAGTCAAGAACTTGAGGCTTTGCGTTTCTCTACaattaagaaattatttgaaCCAAACATTATCAAAGAAGAGTTTTTGGTTATCAAAATTCAGAAATCTCAAATATATATTACAATAAGAAAGAttaatttcaaattaaaaatctataaaatcACAGTGAAACTATGCaaaatatatgtattatatattaaaattaaaccCCTAATTTGCTCCTGATGGAAATCATATACCAAATTTAAAaagaatcaaatcaaatcaaatcaaatccacGAGAAGTAAATTTCAAAGTAAAAAATCACAACACCTTGGACATGAATTTCGATCAAACTGTCCACTTGATGATCTTGATTCTCGGATCCACTTTGCATTTCACTTTCGAAGTCGTCGCGGAGGCAGTAGAATTGCCTGAAGGAGGAGTAATCTTGATTCCGTCGCAAACGACCCTGATTTTCAGTTTTTTCGTGTTCAGTTTCCCGACTTTCACCTTCACCTTTGAATCCAGTTGAATTTTCAGCGGTACATTCTTGTTCTTCAAGCTGGATTTCAACGGCGAGATATCGGTCCCGTCGGGAATCGGAGCTGACGAACTCGAGACGACTGTTCTCAGAGTCGTCGTGTTTTCGGTGCCATGAGTGAAAGCCGGGAAAGATCCAGAACCTATTGCGATGTCTCCGGAGAATATTTCCACCGCGATCGTATCGTAGAAGAAGGTGATCTTCTTGTTAGGGTTACGAGCAACGAGGGTAAAGTTGAAGGCGGATGTTAAGGTTGTGTCGGTGAGGTTAAATTTGGAGAGCTGGAGAGATGTGACGGAGAAGGAGGGTCGGTGGGGTCGGTAGATCACGTAGAATACGACACCGGCTATTCCAGCTAGGAGGATTAAGATTAGGATGAATACTGTGGTCCAGAGGCAGCAAACGCAGCATACGCGCCGTTTGCTCCGGCGTGGCGGAGGCTGAGGACGGTAGGCTGGGCGCGTCGCGTTATAGAGCTGAGCTTTATTCGCCGGGAACGCAGCGGGTGCAGCGCCGTTTGTTGTGGTGGCGGCAGCAGTGCCGTTTGCCGGTGGTTTTGCAGATGGATAAACTCTCTCCGCCATCTGAGTTGTGCTAGCTCTGTTATTTTCGGTTCTTTGATTCACTAGCGATATATTTAATGCAtggatgatatatatatatatatatatatatatatatatatatataggttatacgtatagagagagagagattaaAGAGATAAGAGCTGCTTAACCactgcttaaagaaataaagttTTTActtcaaaattatatattgcattaccaataaattataaaaaaaaaaatcatataaaaaattgCTCTGacatcaatcaaatctccaTTGTCTGAATAATTTAAATAGTAAATTTTTTGTCTTGATGTTCTTTaatctttataaaaaaaaaatcaatgacAAAATATCTAGTTGGTGCTCTTAATTATGCAGGCCTAcgcggtgtgtgtgtgtgtgtgaagtaGACTTGTGAATTGTGATTGATTTTTAACCTAAAAAGATGGTTCCAGCTCACCAaattgaataaataataaaatttattattggaATCTTTGGTGTGTGGTTGCGGGGTTGTTCGCCGCGTGCGTGTGAGAGCGATCGCCATTCCATACCAGCTCCGATCCCAATCTACATTCTTCCATATCTGGTCCCCTCACATTCGTCttctattactattattatttttatcaaaaatatatttcagaAAAAACAAAAAGGATACACAAATATGGATGTGCTTCCACATTTTCTTCTTCCCACTTGGGAGAGGCGACGGGTTTGAAACctgaaaataacaaaaatctCCTTCCAAATTGTAATAagaaatatgtatatatatgatgACGATCAGGTGAATTGGGTCTGAGTGCGGTGAAAAATCACACGGGTCGGGTTGTTTTCTGCTTTGATATATTGGATTTCAGATGAGAAGTGCCCCATTTTTTGTATGTCTGCAGATTTAAGAGAACATAATGAGGACCGCTGACACATTCAGTTTACAAAGTTTCATTTTTAAGATAATCTAAATCTAAAAGCTACGAGTGTGCAATGTGTAAGAAACCCATCTAAATTTAAGAGAAAATAACGAAAAcactaaaataaattgaagttaAGTCGTGAGCGAAACCCGATACCAGTCATGTAGTTGATTTCATCTTGAATTCAATAGTTTATTGCAAAATTTAAAAAGGCTACGTTTggtttttcttattttcatGCAATTTTAGACTACCGACAAATAATTCTGAATTTTTAGAATTACTGCTATACTTTTTAGAATAAAGGAGTTTTTTTATAAATGCGTTTTTCTAAGAATTCAAATCTTCCCTTGATTCATAAACAGTCACTCCCGTTCACCTAATACCCAAAACAATCATGGTGATGCACAAAGTTTCCTAGTTCCTGAGGGTACTAAAGCCAAATTAAATCTTTATCAATCCGATACTTGAGTGCTGGACCATATAGCAATTTGCCGAGAGTGGTAGTGGTGTGAATGAATTTCTGGGATTGCTCGGGTCACTGAAATTTTGATCTTGAGTTGAGCGACAACTTCGAATTAAAATGCCGGGATGTCTTGTTTACAGTATGATCGATATGCTCTTCGTTTTGTATCCGGTGATCAGACCACACCTTGCCAGTCACGGACCTCTGGGTTGAACCCATTACTTCGCCTTCCAGTATCCTGAGCACCTATTTAGCGGAGCGAAGATAGAATGTGAATGGTAGATGGTCTTGTAAggtaaaataaactgataacaAGTTTAAACGAATGAAAACCAAAAAGATAAGTAACATCAGCAGCTATACAACTTAATCTCTCGAGTGTGGGTTTTGAGTTTGCTTTAATTTTTGGTGatttaaccatattttagtaCCTGCGACATGCGAGGTCTTTCCAGAGGATCGCGACTGATGCACAAAGATGCAGCATGCAGCATACAGTAAACCTCGTTCTCCGAATACTGGCTGCCTAAACGTGGATCTATGAGTTCATCAATAGCATGTGCTTCCAACAATGGGCGTGCCTTTAATATATCAGTTGCCATAAAAAATTCACATTAGTAATTCTACCTTCTTCACCGGAGTATATATGCAAAAGACATACCCATTCTGTAAGACATTGCTGACCCTTGGGCCTGTTTATATCGATTGCTTTGCGTCCAGCCACTAGCTCCATCAATACCACGCCAAATGAGTAAACATCGGCTTTCTCGGTGACCTGACCACTTTGAGCATATTCGGGTGCCAAGTACCTAAAAACACACAGCGCTCCTGAATTTGGAATTGTAAAGCAATCATAGATAACAGAGACCTTAATACACCAAACAAGTGCTCAAGAATATTACCCAAATGTTCCTATTACTCTAGTTTCAACTCCTGTTTCTCCATCAGGCTGCCACCTTGCTAGACCAAAATCTCCCACCTT contains:
- the LOC140829204 gene encoding NDR1/HIN1-like protein 13, with product MAERVYPSAKPPANGTAAATTTNGAAPAAFPANKAQLYNATRPAYRPQPPPRRSKRRVCCVCCLWTTVFILILILLAGIAGVVFYVIYRPHRPSFSVTSLQLSKFNLTDTTLTSAFNFTLVARNPNKKITFFYDTIAVEIFSGDIAIGSGSFPAFTHGTENTTTLRTVVSSSSAPIPDGTDISPLKSSLKNKNVPLKIQLDSKVKVKVGKLNTKKLKIRVVCDGIKITPPSGNSTASATTSKVKCKVDPRIKIIKWTV